From the genome of Bacillus thuringiensis:
TTATGATTTATTTGTTCAAATGAAAAATGATTTAATTGATTTGCTTAATACGATACAACATTTATTAGATAAGGATTGATATTAAAAAATGAGTGAATTACTTTTGGTTTTAATATTAGGTCATTTTATGGCTGATTATTGGTTTCAAACTACAAAAATTGTGAAGTTAAAGACATCAGAAGATTTTAAGGTGAAAATATTTGGTCTTAG
Proteins encoded in this window:
- a CDS encoding DUF3307 domain-containing protein; its protein translation is MSELLLVLILGHFMADYWFQTTKIVKLKTSEDFKVKIFGLSIHVFIHLITYVLIVSLIHKLSSKLFVCLLFIVLLHFIT